In a single window of the Centropristis striata isolate RG_2023a ecotype Rhode Island chromosome 18, C.striata_1.0, whole genome shotgun sequence genome:
- the mfsd4b gene encoding sodium-dependent glucose transporter 1 → MSLCDAAAGKKKHVRFASMEDQDDNEDQEEDTLFDRRKDTGRRLKSVLKAARRTGTPGADHRVEVVGGRRGGQGACGRWMVTLALCASFLGLGMSISVLGPTFQDLAVNVKKDISNISYIFVGRSAGYIGGSLFGGILFDCMNPHLLLGFSMLVTSVGMCGIPFCKQALLLTALMSSIGMSMGILDTGGNVLILNTWGQQAGPHMQALHFSFAAGAFVSPIIAKLLFGSDANSSTVTIATNATGPAPPVTKAPDAHTIIRYIHSRSSTLRSMWAYVVIGSFVFLISFLFFILYCRGGASRDKARSSSGKPLVAKHHRALVLLLCFFFFAYVGAEVAYGSFIFTFAKDYAHMDAAQAAGLNSLFWAAFAACRGLAIFFAACMSPGTMILLSLVGSTLSALLLCLFSRQRAALWLCTSLYGASMATTFPSGISWVEQYTTVTGHTAAAFVVGAALGEMVLPALVGFLLGKFPEQPLLMYLALITATATSILFPVMYKLASAPGGQGRKPRARGRPDADDSEYRQALLDSGANDEEEEEEEEDQDNEADQWNDADFEVIEMDDTASLISSPSKASAPPDVTTLTSSQGAEPAAGAAFSDAIALVGDSPRRKLLLSLDREKRD, encoded by the exons ATGTCTCTGTGTGACGCCGCCGCCGGTAAGAAGAAGCACGTCCGGTTCGCCAGCATGGAGGACCAGGACGACAACgaggaccaggaggaggacACCCTGTTCGACCGGAGGAAGGACACCGGGAGGCGGCTGAAGAGCGTCCTGAAGGCGGCCCGGAGGACCGGAACACCGGGAGCAGACCACCGGGTGGAGGTGGTCGGGGGGCGGCGGGGCGGGCAGGGCGCGTGCGGCCGCTGGATGGTCACCCTCGCGCTCTGTGCATCCTTCCTGGGCCTG GGGATGAGCATCTCTGTCCTGGGACCAACCTTCCAGGACCTGGCTGTGAATGTGAAGAAGGACATCAGCAACATCTCCTACATCTTCGTGGGTCGTTCTGCAGGATACATCGGAGGATCTCTGTTTGGAGGAATCCTCTTTGACTGCATGAACCCTCACCTGCTGCTGG GGTTCTCCATGCTGGTGACCTCAGTAGGAATGTGTGGGATCCCGTTCTGTAAGCAGGCTCTGCTGCTCACCGCCCTCATGTCCAGCATCGGGATGTCTATGGGCATCCTGGATACAG GCGGTAACGTCCTGATCCTGAACACGTGGGGCCAGCAGGCGGGCCCCCACATGCAGGCGCTGCACTTCAGCTTTGCGGCGGGGGCCTTCGTGTCCCCGATCATCGCCAAGCTGCTGTTTGGGTCTGACGCCAACAGCAGCACGGTAACCATAGCAACCAACGCCACCGGCCCCGCCCCCCCGGTCACCAAAGCCCCCGACGCTCACACCATCATCCGCTACATCCACAGCCGGAGCTCCACCCTCCGCTCCATGTGGGCCTACGTGGTGATCGGCTCCTTCGTCTTCCTCatctccttcctcttcttcatcctctacTGCCGCGGCGGCGCGTCACGTGACAAAGCGCGCTCGTCGTCAGGGAAACCGCTGGTGGCCAAACACCACCGCGCCCTCGTCCTGCtgctctgcttcttcttcttcgcctACGTCGGCGCCGAGGTGGCGTACGGCTCCTTCATCTTCACCTTCGCCAAAGACTACGCCCACATGGACGCCGCCCAGGCCGCCGGCCTCAACTCGCTGTTCTGGGCGGCGTTCGCTGCCTGCAGAGGGCTCGCCATCTTCTTTGCGGCGTGCATGTCGCCGGGCACCATGATCCTGCTGAGCCTGGTGGGCTCCACGCTGTCGGCGCTGCTGCTCTGCCTGTTCAGCAGGCAGCGGGCGGCGCTCTGGCTCTGCACCAGCCTCTACGGCGCCTCCATGGCCACCACCTTCCCCAGCGGCATCTCCTGGGTGGAGCAGTACACCACGGTGACGGGCCACACGGCGGCGGCCTTCGTGGTGGGCGCGGCGCTGGGCGAGATGGTGCTTCCTGCTCTGGTGGGCTTCCTGCTGGGGAAGTTCCCCGAGCAGCCGCTGCTCATGTACCTGGCGCTCatcaccgccaccgccacctcCATCCTCTTCCCCGTCATGTACAAGCTGGCCTCCGCCCCCGGCGGCCAGGGCAGGAAACCCCGCGCCAGGGGCCGGCCGGACGCCGACGACAGCGAGTACCGCCAGGCGCTGCTGGACTCAGGAGCCAatgacgaggaggaggaggaggaggaggaggaccaggacAACGAGGCGGATCAGTGGAACGATGCAGACTTTGAGGTGATTGAAATGGACGACACGGCGAGTCTGATCAGCTCCCCCAGCAAGGCCTCCGCTCCTCCTGATGTCACCACTCTGACCAGCAGCCAGGGGGCGGAGCCTGCAGCCGGCGCCGCCTTCTCAGACGCCATCGCCCTGGTCGGAGACTCACCCAGACGCAAACTCCTGCTGTCTCTGGACCGAGAGAAGAGGGACTGA